Proteins encoded by one window of Arabidopsis thaliana chromosome 2, partial sequence:
- a CDS encoding O-Glycosyl hydrolases family 17 protein (O-Glycosyl hydrolases family 17 protein; FUNCTIONS IN: cation binding, hydrolase activity, hydrolyzing O-glycosyl compounds, catalytic activity; INVOLVED IN: carbohydrate metabolic process; LOCATED IN: plasma membrane, anchored to membrane; EXPRESSED IN: male gametophyte, pollen tube; EXPRESSED DURING: M germinated pollen stage; CONTAINS InterPro DOMAIN/s: X8 (InterPro:IPR012946), Glycoside hydrolase, catalytic core (InterPro:IPR017853), Glycoside hydrolase, family 17 (InterPro:IPR000490), Glycoside hydrolase, subgroup, catalytic core (InterPro:IPR013781); BEST Arabidopsis thaliana protein match is: O-Glycosyl hydrolases family 17 protein (TAIR:AT1G64760.2); Has 2685 Blast hits to 2621 proteins in 154 species: Archae - 0; Bacteria - 4; Metazoa - 5; Fungi - 44; Plants - 2618; Viruses - 0; Other Eukaryotes - 14 (source: NCBI BLink).): MNLLAFVVGFGIMGIVMVDGLGVNWGTMATHKLPPKKVVQMLKDNNINKVKLFDADETTMSALSGSGLEVMVAIPNDQLKVMGSYDRAKDWVHKNVTRYNFNGGVNITFVAVGNEPFLKSYNGSFINLTFPALQNIQNALNEAGLGSSVKATVPLNADVYDSPSSNPVPSAGRFRPDIIGQMTQIVDFLGNNSAPITINIYPFLSLYGNDDFPLNYAFFDGAKPVDDNGIAYTNVFDANFDTLVSALKAVGHGDMPIIVGEVGWPTEGDKHANSGSAYRFYNGLLPRLGENRGTPLRPTYIEVYLFGLLDEDAKSIAPGEFERHWGIFKFDGQPKFPIDLSGQGQNKLLIGAENVTYQPKKWCMFNTEAKDLTKLAANIDYACTFSDCTALGYGSSCNTLDANGNASYAFNMYFQVKNQDEDACIFQGLATITTKNISQGQCNFPIQIVASTASSFSSSLVLLIAGVWFLLSGVMFEV; encoded by the exons ATGAATCTGTTGGCCTTCGTCGTTGGATTTGGAATCATGGGTATTGTTATGGTAGATGGGCTAGGTGTCAACTGGGGAACAATGGCTACACATAAGCTTCCACCAAAGAAAGTGGTTCAAATGCTTAAGGACAATAACATTAACAAAGTTAAGCTTTTTGATGCGGATGAGACCACTATGAGTGCACTTTCTGGCTCTGGTCTTGAAGTTATGGTTGCTATTCCTAATGATCAGCTTAAGGTTATGGGAAGTTATGACCGAGCTAAAGATTGGGTTCATAAGAATGTCACTCGTTATAACTTCAATGGTGGTGTCAATATCAC GTTTGTAGCTGTTGGAAATGAGCCATTCCTCAAATCATACAATGGATCATTTATAAACCTCACATTCCCTGCACTTCAAAACATCCAAAACGCTTTGAATGAAGCTGGACTAGGAAGCTCCGTCAAAGCGACAGTCCCTTTAAACGCGGATGTCTACGATTCACCATCAAGCAACCCTGTGCCATCTGCAGGAAGATTCCGTCCTGATATCATCGGTCAAATGACTCAGATTGTTGACTTTCTTGGCAATAACAGTGCACCCATCACCATTAACATCTACCCTTTCTTAAGCCTCTATGGGAATGATGATTTTCCACTCAATTACGCCTTCTTTGATGGTGCTAAACCAGTAGATGACAATGGTATTGCTTACACAAACGTTTTCGATGCCAATTTCGACACTTTGGTATCGGCTTTGAAAGCTGTTGGTCATGGAGATATGCCAATCATCGTTGGAGAAGTCGGTTGGCCAACAGAGGGTGACAAACACGCAAATAGTG GCAGTGCTTACAGATTCTACAACGGTCTTTTACCAAGGCTTGGGGAAAACAGAGGCACTCCACTGAGACCAACCTACATTGAGGTATACTTGTTTGGATTACTTGATGAGGATGCGAAAAGTATAGCACCGGGAGAGTTTGAACGCCACTGGGGAATATTCAAATTCGACGGGCAACCAAAGTTTCCTATAGATCTATCAGGTCAAGGACAGAACAAGTTGTTGATTGGTGCCGAGAACGTGACGTATCAACCTAAGAAGTGGTGTATGTTTAATACAGAAGCCAAAGATTTGACAAAACTCGCTGCTAACATAGATTACGCCTGCACTTTTTCGGATTGCACTGCGCTTGGTTACGGGTCTTCTTGCAATACTCTTGATGCAAATGGGAACGCTTCATATGCGTTTAACATGTATTTTCAAGTAAAGAACCAGGATGAGGATGCTTGTATCTTCCAAGGTTTGGCCACCATTACCACAAAGAATATATCTCAGGGACAATGCAATTTCCCTATTCAGATTGTTGCTTCCAcagcttcttcattttcttcttctttggttttgttgatcgCTGGAGTTTGGTTTCTCTTATCAGGAGTGATGTTTGAGGTTTAG